From Acidobacteriota bacterium, a single genomic window includes:
- a CDS encoding tyrosine recombinase XerC, protein MTLGTYLQQFLQHLRYERNVSEHTLRNYSSDLEQFRDYLSSKSKISDIPLKDIDHLTIREWMASLHGDNKKKTSIARKLASLRTFFQFLIREGVQENNPAKLVATPRIERKLPTHLSMEDAVRFIETPDLNTDLGRRDRAILEFLYATGMRVGELVNLNLRDIDFREKLVRVTGKRKKQRILPFGEPSLQAVMFYLTETRPTFLNNCPPTERDEHAVFLNYQGTRITTRSVGRMVDKYIKLCAEINRGISPHSLRHSFATHLLDSGADLRDIQELLGHARLSTTQIYTQVSMEKLIEVYDRAHPKA, encoded by the coding sequence ATGACGCTCGGAACTTATCTTCAGCAATTTCTTCAGCACCTGCGCTACGAACGAAACGTGAGCGAACACACGCTGCGGAATTATTCGAGCGATCTGGAGCAGTTTCGAGACTATCTGTCGTCAAAGTCCAAGATTTCCGATATTCCGCTCAAGGACATAGATCATCTGACGATCCGCGAGTGGATGGCGTCGCTTCACGGCGACAACAAAAAGAAGACGTCGATCGCGCGCAAACTCGCCTCGCTCCGGACTTTTTTTCAGTTTCTGATCCGCGAGGGCGTGCAGGAGAACAATCCGGCGAAACTCGTCGCGACGCCGCGGATCGAGCGTAAACTGCCGACTCATCTGTCGATGGAAGACGCCGTCCGATTCATCGAAACGCCGGATCTGAACACCGATCTCGGCCGCCGCGACCGCGCCATCCTCGAGTTTCTTTACGCGACCGGGATGCGCGTCGGCGAACTGGTTAATCTGAATCTGCGCGACATCGATTTTCGTGAAAAGCTGGTTCGCGTCACCGGCAAACGCAAGAAGCAGCGCATTTTGCCGTTCGGCGAGCCGTCGCTTCAGGCGGTGATGTTTTACCTGACCGAAACGCGTCCGACATTTTTGAATAACTGTCCGCCGACGGAACGCGACGAACACGCGGTCTTTTTGAACTATCAGGGAACGCGTATCACGACGCGATCGGTCGGACGGATGGTCGACAAATACATCAAGCTTTGCGCCGAGATCAATCGCGGAATTTCGCCGCACAGTCTGCGTCACAGTTTCGCTACGCACCTGCTCGATTCGGGCGCCGATCTCAGAGATATTCAGGAACTGCTCGGCCACGCGCGTCTGTCGACGACCCAGATCTACACGCAGGTTTCGATGGAAAAACTGATCGAGGTTTACGATCGGGCGCATCCAAAAGCGTGA
- a CDS encoding transglycosylase SLT domain-containing protein — MKLTLLGQSLAPLTADEAATRADKLFAANNFADADKAYAELMLSFPSSLSAGAQLKRLTTLANVKKMPDAALAFASIPANAVEKESAYYELALGYARNKLWANAKTTAEEMRARYPNGKLTPKTFFDLGMAARDARNKLDESYFLRTAVAAYPNSVDIAKAQFELAWLQHEAKNYQMSSEMFTEHLARYVDKDSTNRGKAGYWAARDSQLAGKIDAACALYDAVIYRYGANWYGHLSIQRISALRSQGKCQGTPNFPAGSLIPKAAANLKIVTVAAETAGERELERAEKSDDLSVVGLFEWAIDELKEARRTTPTSPKINLALARHHRLKGEQAPALLALAKSYPDYAQMFPEEMGREEWDIFYPLTNWNDIKYWAAQRRLDPYQVAGFIRQETIFDPRAKSSANAYGMMQLLLPTARAVAKKYNPEVGTVTVDMLYQPTLNIELGTAYIRDQYDKFGRVEFVAVAYNAGPGRVPQWTATLPAEIDEFVELIPFKETKGYVQGIIRNTAQYRRLYDENGNFKPNVGTRVLRGEIDSKPRDQFTAENPDVVLDDSRNGE, encoded by the coding sequence ATGAAATTGACGCTGCTCGGCCAGTCTCTCGCACCGTTGACCGCGGACGAAGCGGCGACGCGCGCCGACAAGCTTTTCGCGGCGAACAATTTCGCCGATGCGGATAAGGCCTACGCAGAACTGATGCTGAGTTTCCCGAGTTCTTTGAGCGCCGGAGCGCAGTTGAAACGTCTGACGACGCTCGCCAACGTCAAAAAGATGCCCGATGCGGCGCTCGCTTTCGCGTCGATCCCGGCGAACGCGGTTGAAAAAGAGAGCGCCTATTACGAACTCGCGCTCGGTTACGCCCGCAACAAACTCTGGGCCAACGCGAAGACGACGGCCGAGGAAATGCGCGCCCGGTACCCGAACGGGAAGCTGACGCCAAAGACGTTCTTCGATCTTGGAATGGCGGCCCGCGACGCGCGCAACAAGCTCGACGAAAGCTATTTTTTGCGCACCGCGGTCGCGGCCTATCCGAACTCCGTCGATATCGCCAAAGCGCAGTTCGAACTCGCCTGGCTTCAGCACGAAGCGAAGAACTATCAGATGTCCTCGGAGATGTTCACCGAGCATCTCGCGCGATATGTCGACAAGGATTCGACGAATCGCGGCAAGGCCGGTTACTGGGCGGCCCGCGATTCGCAACTCGCCGGAAAGATCGACGCCGCCTGCGCACTTTATGACGCCGTCATCTATCGCTATGGAGCGAATTGGTACGGTCATCTTTCGATCCAGCGGATCTCGGCGCTTCGGTCGCAAGGAAAATGTCAGGGAACGCCGAATTTCCCGGCCGGATCGCTCATACCGAAGGCGGCCGCGAATCTGAAGATCGTTACCGTCGCGGCTGAAACTGCGGGGGAACGCGAACTCGAGCGCGCCGAAAAATCGGACGATCTGAGCGTCGTCGGACTGTTCGAATGGGCGATCGACGAACTGAAGGAAGCGCGCCGGACGACGCCGACCTCGCCAAAGATCAATCTCGCGCTTGCGCGCCATCATCGTCTGAAGGGCGAACAGGCTCCGGCGCTGCTCGCGCTCGCCAAGAGCTATCCCGATTATGCGCAGATGTTTCCCGAGGAAATGGGCCGCGAGGAATGGGACATCTTCTATCCGCTGACGAATTGGAACGACATCAAATACTGGGCGGCGCAACGCCGGCTCGACCCGTACCAGGTCGCCGGCTTTATCCGCCAGGAGACGATCTTCGACCCGCGCGCCAAATCGTCGGCGAACGCCTACGGAATGATGCAGCTGCTGCTTCCGACGGCGCGGGCGGTCGCCAAAAAGTACAATCCGGAGGTCGGAACGGTGACCGTCGATATGCTTTATCAGCCGACGCTCAACATTGAACTCGGCACGGCGTATATCCGCGATCAGTATGACAAGTTCGGCCGCGTCGAGTTCGTCGCCGTCGCCTACAACGCCGGTCCGGGACGCGTGCCGCAATGGACCGCGACGCTTCCGGCGGAGATCGACGAATTCGTCGAGTTGATTCCGTTCAAGGAAACAAAGGGCTACGTCCAGGGCATCATCCGCAACACCGCGCAATATCGCAGGCTCTACGACGAGAACGGCAATTTCAAGCCAAACGTCGGGACGCGCGTCCTGCGGGGCGAGATCGACTCGAAACCGCGCGACCAGTTCACCGCCGAAAATCCGGACGTCGTTCTCGACGACAGCCGGAACGGCGAGTGA
- a CDS encoding S9 family peptidase, which produces MKKINLLLIAIIVFASFANAQDRMLSIDDIFDPEKRVPFSGRPIQIRGWSKDGASYLQFVGGQMLRVNPATGQTSPLYDSKKLVSILTQTPGFTLDEANKIGQALPQFNKDETAILINHNNDLWIYDIVAGTVKKITDTSVEEELEGDFSPDGKMVSFVRGMNLYVVTLATGKSNQLTRDGDEKILNGYLDWVYEEELYGRGNKRGYWWSPDSTKIAFLRTDESTVPKFVLVDDTETDQRVENTDYPQAGDPNPLVTLGIADVTKTSIIPNIGRLPKVGAKIPRPMVRFGDVAKFVDLKKYDPKNFLISRVAWSPDSRAVVFQAQDREQTFLDLNSADANGKVTTLFTERTRAWVEAIDNPEFLSNGTAVWQSERNGFKHLYHYDSNGKLIRQITDGRWEISSFYGVDEKNGFAYFSAIGEGNDWINTHIYRAKLDGSGMTRLTNTPGTHRASFNPTFTHFVDVWSDVNTPPQTSLYRADGTLEKVLDENKVPVLGAYKLGKPEFLKVKTRDGFEMEAMRILPPDFDPNKKYPVFAYTYSGPHAPQVRNQWGGNRLMWHQMLAQKGYIIWVCDNRTGSGKGVESTWPVYRSMGQTETMDLDDGFSFLKSLPYVDGERLGMWGWSYGGYMTSYFMTRTKTLKLGIAGGLVGDWALYDSIYTERYMRTPQNNPDGYAKGSVIANAKDLNGKLLIIHGAIDDNVHMQNATKLIFELQKAGKQFEFMKYPTQRHGVVNPRQAKHMYQMMTNFVEKNL; this is translated from the coding sequence ATGAAAAAAATCAATCTTCTTCTAATCGCAATAATCGTCTTCGCGTCGTTCGCAAACGCGCAGGACCGGATGCTTTCGATCGACGACATTTTCGATCCGGAAAAGCGTGTGCCGTTTTCGGGCCGTCCGATACAGATCCGCGGCTGGTCGAAGGACGGCGCGTCGTATCTTCAGTTCGTGGGCGGCCAGATGCTGCGCGTCAACCCGGCGACGGGGCAGACTTCGCCGCTTTACGATTCGAAAAAACTCGTCTCGATCCTGACGCAGACGCCGGGATTCACGCTCGACGAAGCCAACAAGATCGGCCAGGCGCTCCCGCAGTTCAACAAGGACGAGACGGCGATCCTGATCAATCACAACAACGATCTTTGGATCTATGACATCGTCGCCGGAACCGTCAAAAAGATCACCGACACTTCGGTCGAGGAAGAACTCGAAGGCGATTTCTCGCCCGACGGCAAAATGGTCTCGTTCGTTCGCGGGATGAACCTGTACGTCGTGACGCTCGCGACGGGCAAGTCGAATCAACTGACGCGCGACGGCGACGAGAAGATCCTCAACGGCTATCTTGACTGGGTCTACGAAGAGGAACTCTACGGACGCGGCAACAAGCGCGGCTACTGGTGGTCGCCCGATTCGACGAAGATCGCGTTCCTTCGCACCGACGAATCGACGGTCCCGAAATTCGTTCTGGTTGACGACACCGAAACCGATCAGCGGGTCGAGAACACCGACTATCCGCAAGCGGGCGATCCGAATCCGCTGGTCACGCTGGGAATTGCGGACGTCACCAAAACGAGCATCATTCCGAACATCGGCCGACTTCCGAAAGTCGGCGCGAAGATCCCGCGACCGATGGTCCGGTTCGGCGACGTCGCGAAGTTCGTCGATCTCAAGAAATACGATCCGAAGAACTTTCTGATCTCGCGCGTCGCCTGGTCGCCGGACTCGCGGGCCGTGGTCTTTCAGGCGCAAGACCGCGAACAGACGTTTCTCGATCTGAACTCGGCCGACGCCAACGGCAAGGTGACGACGCTCTTCACGGAACGCACGAGGGCGTGGGTCGAAGCGATCGACAATCCTGAGTTTTTGAGCAACGGCACTGCCGTCTGGCAGTCCGAACGAAACGGCTTCAAACATCTTTATCATTACGATTCGAACGGCAAACTGATCCGCCAGATCACCGACGGGCGTTGGGAGATCTCGTCATTTTACGGCGTCGACGAGAAGAACGGATTCGCGTATTTCTCGGCGATCGGCGAGGGCAACGACTGGATCAACACGCATATTTACCGCGCCAAACTCGATGGATCGGGAATGACGCGTTTGACCAACACGCCGGGCACGCACCGCGCGAGTTTTAACCCGACGTTCACGCATTTCGTCGACGTCTGGAGCGATGTCAACACGCCGCCGCAAACCAGTCTCTACCGCGCCGACGGGACGCTTGAGAAGGTGCTCGACGAAAACAAGGTTCCGGTCCTCGGAGCCTACAAGCTCGGCAAACCGGAGTTTCTCAAGGTCAAAACGCGCGACGGATTCGAGATGGAAGCGATGCGCATTCTGCCGCCCGATTTCGATCCGAACAAGAAGTATCCGGTCTTCGCTTACACGTATTCGGGACCGCACGCGCCGCAGGTCCGAAACCAGTGGGGCGGAAACCGTTTGATGTGGCACCAGATGCTGGCGCAAAAGGGTTACATCATTTGGGTCTGCGACAACCGCACGGGGAGCGGCAAGGGCGTCGAATCGACGTGGCCGGTTTACAGATCGATGGGCCAGACGGAGACGATGGATCTCGACGACGGATTTTCATTTTTGAAATCACTGCCATACGTCGACGGCGAGCGGCTCGGAATGTGGGGCTGGAGCTACGGCGGCTATATGACGAGTTATTTTATGACCCGCACGAAGACGCTGAAGCTGGGCATCGCCGGCGGATTGGTCGGAGATTGGGCGCTCTATGATTCGATCTATACCGAACGCTATATGCGGACGCCGCAGAACAATCCGGACGGTTACGCCAAGGGTTCGGTCATCGCCAACGCCAAGGATCTGAACGGCAAACTTCTGATCATTCACGGCGCGATCGACGACAACGTTCATATGCAGAATGCGACCAAACTGATATTCGAGCTTCAGAAAGCCGGCAAGCAGTTTGAATTTATGAAATATCCGACCCAACGCCACGGCGTCGTCAATCCGAGACAGGCCAAGCATATGTATCAGATGATGACGAACTTCGTTGAGAAGAACCTTTAG
- a CDS encoding VWA domain-containing protein codes for MMRILVSLLLLFLWCSISFSQDPSPTPPSDDVVKITTTLVQIDVTVTDSKGKIVSDLKAEDFEIFENGQKQEISNFSFFSSVRETVEPVKSIDKIAVPVPPVEIRSDQIRRTIALVVDDLSLSFESAYYVRRSLKKYVDEQMRDGDLVAIIRTSAGIGALQQFTSNKAQLYAAIDKVKWYPLGRGNIGAFAPIEPTTNETLRAAGDDTISDEDIENEKKFLTGFDDFRNASFAVGTLGALRFVVSAMGELPGRKSVILFSDGIRLFPRDTQGTTDNYQVFDFMRQLVDLANRASVVFYTVDARGLQTTGINAQDQIVSPSADSIRNAISSRSRELFDTQEGLVFLARETGGMAVVNNNDLSEGVKRVLDDQSYYLIGYQPDDDTFDKQKRKFNKLDVRVKRPGVKVRYRSGFINVASEETPKATTAETPVQAIQKALVSPFAVNDISLRLNTLFGFDEKQGTYVRSLLHVKADDLKFTDEPNGVKKAVFDVLAVSFGDNGQPVDQISKTYTLRTNALGYEKIQRDGFVYHFTFPVKKPGAYQFRIAIRDSQANKVGSASQFIEVPNLKKNRLTISGIVLENFTVEQWKSFVNGQPDAKLGTTDPMDDTSTRRFKRGSVLRYGFEIYNARLDGAKRPNLTTQIRVFRDRKLVLDGKQIPLDLGGQSDFARAKSVGAISLAGKIEAGDYVLQIIVFDNLATEKVKIATQFVQFEVTE; via the coding sequence ATGATGAGAATTCTAGTTTCACTATTGCTTCTCTTTCTGTGGTGCTCGATCTCATTTTCTCAGGATCCGTCGCCGACGCCGCCGTCGGACGATGTTGTCAAGATCACGACCACGCTCGTTCAGATCGACGTCACCGTGACCGACTCGAAAGGAAAGATCGTCAGCGACCTGAAGGCCGAAGATTTCGAGATCTTCGAAAACGGACAAAAACAGGAAATCTCGAATTTCTCTTTCTTTTCGAGCGTTCGCGAAACGGTCGAGCCGGTGAAATCGATCGACAAGATCGCCGTTCCCGTGCCGCCGGTCGAGATCCGTTCCGACCAGATCCGTCGGACGATCGCGCTTGTCGTCGATGATCTCTCGCTCTCTTTCGAAAGCGCGTATTACGTCCGCCGGTCGCTCAAGAAATACGTCGACGAGCAAATGCGCGACGGCGATCTCGTGGCGATCATCCGCACAAGCGCGGGAATCGGCGCGCTTCAGCAGTTTACGTCCAACAAAGCACAGCTTTACGCGGCGATCGACAAGGTTAAGTGGTATCCGCTCGGACGCGGAAACATCGGCGCATTCGCTCCGATCGAACCGACCACAAATGAAACGCTGAGGGCCGCGGGCGACGATACGATCTCGGATGAAGACATCGAAAACGAGAAGAAATTCCTGACCGGTTTCGACGATTTTCGGAATGCTTCGTTTGCCGTCGGAACGCTCGGTGCGCTGCGTTTTGTCGTCAGCGCGATGGGCGAACTTCCCGGACGAAAATCCGTCATCCTGTTCTCCGACGGAATCCGGCTATTTCCTCGCGACACGCAAGGCACGACCGACAATTATCAGGTTTTCGACTTTATGCGGCAGCTCGTCGATCTCGCGAATCGCGCATCTGTCGTCTTTTACACGGTCGATGCGCGCGGTTTGCAGACCACCGGGATCAACGCGCAGGACCAGATCGTATCGCCGAGCGCGGATTCGATCAGGAACGCGATCTCAAGCCGCAGCCGCGAACTTTTCGACACGCAGGAGGGCCTCGTCTTTCTCGCCCGCGAAACCGGCGGAATGGCGGTCGTCAACAACAACGACTTGAGTGAGGGTGTCAAACGCGTGCTCGACGACCAAAGCTATTATCTGATCGGTTACCAACCGGACGACGACACGTTCGACAAGCAAAAACGCAAATTCAACAAACTCGACGTCCGCGTCAAACGGCCCGGCGTCAAGGTTCGCTACCGCAGCGGTTTCATCAACGTCGCGAGTGAGGAAACGCCGAAAGCGACGACGGCCGAGACTCCGGTTCAGGCGATCCAAAAGGCGCTCGTTTCGCCGTTCGCGGTCAATGACATTTCGCTCCGGCTCAACACGCTCTTTGGCTTCGACGAAAAACAGGGGACATATGTCCGTTCATTGCTGCACGTGAAGGCCGACGATCTGAAGTTCACGGATGAACCGAACGGCGTCAAAAAAGCTGTCTTCGATGTTCTCGCCGTGAGTTTTGGCGACAACGGCCAGCCGGTCGATCAGATCTCAAAGACTTACACGCTCCGCACGAACGCTCTCGGATATGAGAAGATTCAGCGGGACGGATTCGTCTATCATTTTACTTTTCCGGTGAAGAAACCCGGCGCGTATCAGTTTCGCATCGCGATCCGCGACAGTCAGGCGAATAAGGTCGGTTCGGCGTCGCAGTTTATCGAAGTTCCCAATCTGAAAAAGAACCGCTTGACCATTTCGGGCATCGTTCTCGAGAATTTCACGGTCGAGCAATGGAAGAGCTTCGTCAACGGTCAACCGGACGCCAAATTGGGAACGACCGATCCGATGGATGACACTTCAACGCGCCGATTCAAGCGCGGGTCCGTTCTGCGTTATGGGTTCGAGATCTACAACGCCAGACTCGACGGCGCAAAGCGGCCGAATCTCACAACTCAGATTCGCGTCTTTCGGGATCGAAAACTCGTGCTCGATGGCAAGCAAATCCCGCTTGATCTTGGCGGGCAGTCGGATTTCGCGCGGGCGAAATCCGTTGGCGCGATCAGTCTAGCAGGCAAGATCGAGGCAGGCGACTACGTGCTGCAGATCATCGTTTTCGACAATCTCGCCACGGAAAAGGTGAAGATCGCAACCCAATTCGTACAGTTTGAGGTGACCGAGTGA
- a CDS encoding tetratricopeptide repeat protein, whose protein sequence is MPSLISKKHNVRSLVTVFVFVCGLLAVPLTASCSGFGPEMSESDALKVLRDMTRDNKLPPEGLVLDIENRFSRVRAGVLAKLLRARIKFENKDYEGAQALLNSDIFKQKTKLADYALWLRGRALQGAGRHTDAMNVFSSLIRDYPTSLRVRESKVLWANSAISAGQAAQVPAFLAELNDKNLAAALLATARSYDAAGNQAEAIRFFRRVYFFGAGSPEAKEGRNEIDAARPVSRTVDRGRSGDARRQAFRGEQFRRCG, encoded by the coding sequence ATGCCGAGTCTGATTAGTAAAAAGCATAATGTGAGATCGCTCGTGACGGTCTTTGTTTTTGTCTGCGGACTTCTCGCCGTGCCGTTGACGGCGAGTTGTTCGGGGTTTGGCCCGGAAATGAGCGAGTCAGACGCGCTGAAGGTTTTGCGCGATATGACGCGCGACAACAAATTGCCGCCCGAGGGTCTCGTGCTCGACATCGAAAACCGCTTTTCGCGCGTCCGCGCGGGCGTGTTGGCGAAGCTTCTCCGGGCGCGGATCAAGTTTGAAAACAAAGATTATGAGGGAGCGCAGGCGTTGCTCAACTCGGACATCTTCAAGCAAAAGACAAAGCTTGCCGACTACGCGCTTTGGTTGCGCGGCCGCGCGCTTCAGGGCGCCGGACGACACACGGACGCGATGAACGTCTTTTCGAGTCTGATCAGGGATTATCCGACATCGCTGCGCGTGCGCGAATCGAAAGTCCTCTGGGCGAACTCGGCGATCTCGGCTGGTCAAGCCGCGCAGGTTCCGGCATTCCTGGCCGAATTGAACGATAAAAACCTTGCCGCCGCGCTGCTCGCAACAGCAAGATCGTACGATGCGGCCGGCAATCAGGCCGAGGCGATCCGGTTCTTCCGCCGCGTCTATTTCTTCGGTGCCGGTTCGCCCGAGGCGAAAGAGGGCCGAAATGAAATTGACGCTGCTCGGCCAGTCTCTCGCACCGTTGACCGCGGACGAAGCGGCGACGCGCGCCGACAAGCTTTTCGCGGCGAACAATTTCGCCGATGCGGATAA
- a CDS encoding carboxypeptidase regulatory-like domain-containing protein has translation MFADRVTIENVAKQGEQPRETLSITPVTRRIGTFRILSLGENGTKDDYYDINIAAFSGILSEQAKDDSKPKITVPKTVFANGRSAIFGVVTDVNEAFVANAEVRVVNSGTGTEYLASSNTEGTYLRTGLPAGKYSVRVRAPNFKDTVVNQIDLGAEQLLPRSTYDSRRARSTRS, from the coding sequence ATGTTCGCCGACCGGGTCACGATCGAAAATGTCGCGAAGCAGGGCGAGCAGCCGCGCGAGACGCTTTCGATCACGCCCGTCACGCGCCGGATCGGGACGTTTCGAATACTCAGCCTCGGTGAAAACGGCACGAAGGATGATTATTACGACATCAATATCGCGGCCTTTTCCGGAATTCTGTCCGAACAGGCGAAGGACGATTCGAAACCGAAGATCACCGTTCCGAAGACAGTTTTCGCGAATGGACGGAGCGCGATCTTTGGAGTTGTTACCGACGTCAACGAGGCCTTCGTTGCGAACGCCGAAGTTCGCGTCGTAAACAGCGGAACCGGCACCGAATACCTCGCATCGTCGAACACCGAAGGAACGTATCTCAGGACCGGACTGCCAGCCGGAAAGTACTCGGTCCGTGTCAGAGCTCCTAATTTCAAGGACACAGTCGTCAACCAGATTGATCTCGGCGCGGAACAACTGTTGCCGAGGTCAACGTATGACTCGAGGCGGGCGCGGTCAACGAGGTCGTGA
- a CDS encoding S9 family peptidase, whose translation MKRLFGVFVISFLLTVVAGAQNYTIQQYLNIRSASSPTIAPDGKRLFYLTNVSGTSQVWMIDLPNGTPKQVTNYDDNVGFVRYSPKGGALVFGKARGGDENTQFFLMDANGANIRELTASPKIRHNFGGWSDDGSKIYYASNKRNPQYFDIYAMTVADGKEEIVYQFDGSNSFAGASSDGRRVIVSRSGTELSLDNNLYLYDTQLKTETLLTPHTDASQFGDVEILPDGDSLLFTSNKDREFAAMVQMDNVWPKGNPMPFLIRPEENWDVEGVTFPENGSHFAYTLNREGFSELRLRKYEVDGKPLITRILPEETTVKLPAQGIVGGLSFSGDGSKLVFTFNSSKHNSDVWHYDLESKSLTQITKSDRAGIDADSFATPELIKFKTFDGREIPAWYYKPRTNWIKTDNKIISTVEKVVGEAVRTVKEKVGKVGDVGAVLAGRGLPVIVSVHGGPEGQERPGFNPLYQYYLSRGYAILATNVRGSTGYGKTFTHLDDVRKREDSVKDLAYSVEWLKKSGGADPKRIAVMGGSYGGYMTMAAVTLYPDLWAAAVNTVGIVNWETFLKNTSGYRRRQREVEYGMLDRDIEFLRAISPIAKVDKIKAPLFVIHGKNDPRVPYTEAEQIVKALRDRNANVEYKLFDDEGHGISKLKNRLELYPLVADFLDKNMK comes from the coding sequence ATGAAGCGACTTTTTGGGGTTTTCGTCATTTCGTTTTTGCTGACGGTGGTTGCCGGCGCGCAAAACTACACGATCCAGCAGTATTTGAACATCCGGTCGGCATCGTCGCCGACGATCGCACCGGACGGCAAACGCTTGTTCTATCTGACCAACGTATCGGGAACATCGCAGGTCTGGATGATCGATCTGCCGAATGGAACGCCGAAACAGGTTACGAATTACGACGACAACGTCGGGTTCGTGCGCTACTCGCCGAAAGGCGGCGCGCTCGTTTTCGGCAAGGCGCGCGGCGGCGACGAGAACACGCAGTTTTTCTTGATGGACGCGAACGGCGCGAACATTCGCGAACTGACGGCCTCGCCGAAGATCAGGCACAATTTCGGCGGTTGGTCGGACGACGGTTCGAAGATCTATTATGCGTCGAACAAACGCAATCCGCAGTATTTCGACATCTACGCGATGACCGTCGCGGACGGCAAGGAAGAAATCGTTTATCAGTTCGACGGATCCAACTCGTTCGCCGGAGCGTCTTCGGACGGTCGCCGTGTGATTGTTTCGCGCTCCGGCACGGAACTCAGCCTCGACAACAATCTCTATCTCTATGACACGCAGTTGAAGACCGAAACGCTTCTGACGCCGCACACGGACGCGAGCCAGTTCGGCGATGTCGAGATACTTCCGGACGGTGATTCGCTGCTTTTCACCTCGAACAAAGATCGCGAGTTCGCGGCGATGGTGCAGATGGACAACGTCTGGCCGAAAGGAAACCCGATGCCGTTTCTGATCCGGCCCGAAGAAAACTGGGACGTCGAAGGGGTCACATTCCCGGAAAACGGTTCCCATTTCGCCTACACGCTCAACCGCGAAGGTTTTTCGGAACTGCGTCTGCGCAAGTACGAAGTCGACGGCAAGCCGCTGATCACACGGATTCTGCCCGAAGAGACCACGGTCAAGCTTCCGGCGCAAGGCATCGTCGGCGGTCTGAGTTTTTCCGGGGACGGTTCGAAGCTCGTTTTTACGTTCAATTCTTCGAAGCACAATTCGGACGTCTGGCATTACGATCTTGAGTCGAAGTCCCTGACCCAGATCACGAAGAGCGACCGCGCGGGCATCGACGCCGATTCGTTCGCAACGCCGGAACTGATCAAGTTCAAGACTTTCGACGGCCGCGAGATTCCGGCTTGGTATTACAAACCGCGAACCAATTGGATAAAGACCGACAACAAGATCATTTCGACGGTTGAAAAAGTGGTCGGCGAGGCAGTTCGCACGGTCAAGGAAAAGGTCGGCAAGGTCGGCGATGTCGGCGCCGTGCTGGCAGGTCGGGGTCTCCCGGTCATCGTCAGCGTCCACGGCGGGCCAGAAGGCCAGGAACGTCCGGGATTCAATCCGCTCTATCAGTATTATCTTTCGCGCGGTTATGCGATCCTTGCGACCAACGTCCGCGGATCGACCGGCTACGGGAAGACGTTCACCCATCTCGACGACGTCCGCAAACGCGAAGATTCCGTCAAGGACCTTGCATATTCGGTCGAATGGCTCAAGAAATCGGGCGGCGCAGACCCGAAGCGCATCGCGGTAATGGGCGGCAGCTACGGCGGCTATATGACGATGGCCGCGGTCACGCTCTATCCCGACCTTTGGGCCGCCGCCGTGAACACCGTCGGCATCGTCAACTGGGAGACTTTTCTGAAGAACACTTCGGGCTATCGCCGGCGGCAGCGCGAGGTCGAATATGGGATGCTTGACCGCGACATCGAATTTCTCCGCGCGATTTCGCCGATCGCAAAGGTTGATAAAATAAAAGCTCCGCTGTTCGTGATTCACGGCAAGAACGACCCGCGCGTCCCGTACACGGAAGCCGAACAGATCGTCAAAGCGCTGCGCGACCGGAACGCGAACGTCGAATACAAACTCTTCGACGACGAGGGTCACGGAATCTCGAAACTCAAAAACCGGCTGGAACTCTATCCTTTAGTAGCGGACTTTTTGGATAAGAATATGAAGTGA
- a CDS encoding NifU family protein, which produces MPKIADIQETPNPNAVKFILKEPVSYGTSHSFKTPGDAENDKLAKSIFDLGDVVSVFYMDKMITVEKTDDVDWDDILPVLAVPIRAADAVSKSNGEAAKEIGGAIGAALSDDPMVREIEAILDERIRPYLASDGGWLEIVGFEGKTLKIRYEGACGSCPSSLTGTLMAIENMIKDEIDPEIEVIAV; this is translated from the coding sequence ATGCCGAAAATTGCAGATATACAGGAAACACCGAACCCGAACGCCGTGAAGTTCATCTTGAAAGAGCCGGTCTCGTACGGGACCTCGCATTCGTTCAAAACGCCCGGAGACGCGGAAAACGACAAGCTCGCGAAGTCGATCTTTGACCTCGGCGACGTCGTCTCGGTGTTTTATATGGACAAGATGATCACCGTCGAAAAGACGGACGATGTCGATTGGGACGATATTCTGCCGGTGCTCGCTGTTCCGATCCGCGCGGCGGACGCGGTTTCGAAGAGCAACGGGGAAGCGGCGAAGGAGATCGGCGGCGCGATCGGCGCCGCGCTCAGCGATGATCCGATGGTTCGCGAGATCGAGGCCATTCTCGACGAGCGCATCCGACCGTACCTCGCGAGCGACGGCGGCTGGCTTGAGATCGTCGGATTCGAAGGCAAAACTCTCAAGATCCGCTACGAAGGCGCCTGCGGAAGCTGCCCGAGTTCGTTGACGGGAACGCTGATGGCGATCGAGAATATGATCAAGGACGAGATCGATCCCGAAATCGAGGTCATCGCGGTTTAG